In Burkholderia sp. WP9, a genomic segment contains:
- a CDS encoding homoserine O-acetyltransferase, translated as MESIGIVAPQKMHFTEPLQLQNGSSLAGYDLMVETYGTLNAARSNAVLVCHALNASHHVAGVYADNPKDIGWWDNMVGPGKPLDTDRFFVIGVNNLGSCFGSTGPMSIDPATGNPYGATFPVVTVEDWVNAQARVADQFGITRFAAVMGGSLGGMQALAWSMMYPERVAHCIVVASTPKLSAQNIAFNEVARSAILSDPDFHGGNYYAHNVKPKRGLRVARMIGHITYLSDDDMAEKFGRSLRRAEGALDAYNFNFDVEFEVESYLRYQGDKFADYFDANTYLLITRALDYFDPAKAFDGDLTKAVAHTTAKYLIASFTTDWRFAPARSRELVKALLDHKRTVTYAEIDAPHGHDAFLLDDARYHNLMRAYYERIANEVNA; from the coding sequence ATGGAATCGATCGGTATCGTCGCTCCCCAAAAAATGCATTTCACCGAGCCGCTGCAGTTGCAGAACGGCAGCTCGCTGGCCGGTTACGACCTGATGGTCGAGACCTACGGCACGCTCAACGCCGCGCGTAGCAATGCGGTGCTGGTGTGCCACGCGCTCAACGCCTCGCACCACGTGGCGGGCGTGTACGCCGACAATCCCAAGGACATCGGCTGGTGGGACAACATGGTCGGCCCGGGCAAGCCGCTCGACACCGACAGGTTTTTCGTGATCGGCGTGAACAACCTGGGATCGTGCTTTGGCTCGACCGGGCCGATGAGTATCGATCCGGCCACCGGCAATCCTTACGGAGCGACGTTTCCCGTCGTGACGGTGGAAGACTGGGTCAACGCCCAGGCGCGCGTCGCCGATCAGTTCGGCATTACGCGCTTCGCGGCGGTGATGGGCGGCAGCCTCGGCGGCATGCAGGCGCTCGCGTGGAGCATGATGTATCCGGAGCGCGTCGCGCATTGCATCGTGGTGGCGTCCACGCCGAAGCTGTCGGCGCAGAACATCGCCTTCAACGAGGTCGCGCGCTCCGCGATCCTCTCGGACCCGGACTTCCACGGCGGCAACTACTACGCGCACAACGTGAAGCCCAAGCGCGGCTTGCGCGTCGCGCGCATGATCGGCCACATCACGTATCTGTCGGACGACGACATGGCCGAGAAATTCGGCCGCTCGCTGCGTCGCGCGGAAGGCGCGCTGGATGCGTACAACTTCAATTTCGACGTGGAGTTCGAGGTGGAGTCGTACCTGCGTTATCAGGGCGACAAGTTCGCCGACTACTTCGATGCGAACACGTACCTGCTGATCACCCGCGCGCTCGACTATTTCGATCCGGCCAAGGCCTTCGACGGCGACCTGACGAAGGCAGTCGCGCACACCACGGCAAAATATCTGATCGCCAGCTTCACGACCGACTGGCGGTTCGCGCCGGCCCGCTCGCGCGAACTGGTGAAAGCGCTGCTCGATCACAAGCGCACGGTGACCTACGCGGAAATCGACGCGCCGCACGGCCACGACGCCTTCCTGCTCGACGACGCGCGCTATCACAACCTGATGCGCGCCTACTACGAACGTATTGCGAACGAGGTGAACGCATGA
- the metW gene encoding methionine biosynthesis protein MetW, which produces MNQRALDYLALRPDFRAIARWVEPRATVLDLGCGDGSLLSLLTEELDVLGYGIEINDAGVLASTQNGVNVIQQNLEDGLRLFEDGSFDFAILSQTLQTIHQTAAILRETVRVGKECIVSFPNFGYWAHRLSVLRGRMPVSKSLPYQWHNTPNVRVLTIKDFEALAPEVGIEILDRVVLHEGQVVRWGVNWRGSLAVYRVKKS; this is translated from the coding sequence ATGAACCAGCGAGCACTCGATTATCTGGCGCTGCGCCCGGACTTCCGCGCGATCGCCCGCTGGGTCGAACCACGCGCCACCGTGCTGGATCTGGGCTGCGGCGACGGCTCGCTGCTCTCGCTCCTAACCGAAGAACTGGACGTGCTGGGCTACGGCATCGAAATCAACGACGCGGGCGTGCTGGCGTCGACGCAAAACGGCGTCAACGTAATCCAGCAGAATCTGGAAGACGGCCTGCGCCTGTTCGAAGACGGCAGCTTCGATTTCGCGATTCTGTCGCAGACGCTGCAAACCATTCACCAGACGGCCGCGATCCTGCGCGAGACCGTGCGGGTCGGCAAGGAATGCATCGTGTCGTTCCCGAACTTCGGCTACTGGGCGCATCGGCTCTCGGTGCTGCGGGGCCGCATGCCGGTGTCGAAGTCGCTGCCTTATCAATGGCACAACACGCCGAACGTGCGCGTGCTGACCATCAAGGATTTCGAGGCGCTCGCGCCGGAAGTGGGCATCGAGATTCTCGACCGGGTCGTGCTCCACGAGGGCCAGGTCGTGCGTTGGGGCGTGAACTGGCGTGGTAGTCTTGCGGTCTATCGCGTCAAGAAAAGCTAA
- a CDS encoding AmpG family muropeptide MFS transporter, which produces MSNPPHEAPALTAHEEHPGWRAFLNTRMLICVFLGFTSGLPLFTLVYLVQAWLRSEGVNLKEIGLFALIQFPYTWKFIWAPLMDRYVPRFPGWRPGRRRGWMLVTQILVAGAIGTLGFVSPKDSIWTVAALTALVAFFGASQDIVIDAYRRELLSDTQQGLGNAVHVNAYKIAALVPGSLALILSDHLPWSTVFIVTAAFMLPGMVMTLVVREPEVHGTPPKNLRDAIVQPFKEFIQRDGWRGALFVLGFIFLYKLGDTMATTLSTSFFLDIGFSRTQIGVIAKTTAFGASLAGGIVGGIWLMKIGIGRGLWIFGILQMVSTLGFAWLAHLGPASPGLAAIYDIAVWLSQGTTKLLALVGIDWAVQLEPRSVALALVYGFETFATGLTMAAFTAYIASTTDPRYTATQFALFTSLASVPRTLASAASGYVVAQIGWFDYFIVCTALALPGMVLLLRIAPWRTRS; this is translated from the coding sequence ATGTCGAACCCGCCGCACGAGGCGCCTGCACTTACCGCTCACGAAGAACACCCCGGCTGGCGCGCGTTCCTGAATACGCGCATGCTGATCTGCGTCTTTCTCGGCTTTACGTCGGGATTGCCGCTGTTCACGCTCGTCTATCTGGTGCAGGCGTGGTTACGCTCAGAAGGCGTCAATCTGAAAGAGATCGGCCTCTTTGCGCTGATCCAGTTCCCGTACACCTGGAAATTCATCTGGGCCCCGCTAATGGACCGCTATGTCCCGCGTTTTCCGGGCTGGCGTCCCGGCAGACGGCGCGGCTGGATGCTGGTCACGCAGATTCTGGTGGCCGGCGCGATCGGAACGTTGGGATTCGTATCGCCGAAAGACTCGATCTGGACGGTGGCGGCGTTGACGGCGCTGGTCGCGTTCTTCGGCGCGAGTCAGGACATCGTGATCGACGCCTACCGGCGCGAGTTGCTGAGCGACACGCAGCAGGGGCTCGGCAATGCGGTGCATGTGAACGCCTACAAGATCGCGGCGCTCGTGCCCGGTTCGCTCGCGTTGATCCTGTCCGACCATTTGCCGTGGAGCACCGTTTTTATCGTCACCGCCGCGTTCATGCTGCCCGGCATGGTGATGACATTGGTAGTGCGCGAGCCCGAGGTGCACGGCACGCCGCCCAAGAACCTGCGCGACGCTATCGTGCAGCCGTTCAAGGAATTCATTCAGCGCGACGGCTGGCGTGGCGCGCTGTTCGTGCTCGGCTTCATCTTTCTGTACAAGCTCGGCGACACGATGGCGACCACGCTGTCCACATCGTTCTTTCTCGACATCGGCTTTTCGCGCACGCAGATCGGCGTGATCGCTAAGACCACCGCGTTCGGCGCGAGTCTGGCGGGCGGGATCGTCGGCGGAATCTGGCTGATGAAAATCGGCATTGGCCGGGGCTTGTGGATCTTCGGCATCCTGCAGATGGTGTCCACGCTCGGCTTCGCGTGGCTCGCGCATCTCGGACCGGCTTCGCCCGGTCTCGCGGCGATTTACGACATCGCTGTCTGGCTGAGCCAGGGCACGACGAAGCTGCTTGCGCTGGTGGGCATCGATTGGGCCGTACAGCTCGAACCGCGCTCCGTTGCGCTAGCGCTCGTCTACGGCTTCGAAACCTTCGCCACCGGCCTGACGATGGCGGCTTTCACCGCCTATATCGCCAGCACCACCGATCCCCGCTACACGGCCACCCAGTTCGCGCTCTTCACGAGCCTCGCTTCCGTGCCGCGCACGCTGGCCTCAGCGGCAAGCGGTTATGTGGTCGCGCAGATCGGCTGGTTCGATTACTTCATCGTTTGCACCGCGCTGGCGTTGCCCGGCATGGTGCTTCTGCTGCGTATCGCGCCGTGGAGGACGCGGTCGTGA
- a CDS encoding M48 family metallopeptidase yields the protein MTSRRPARNARRAALHAVWSLGCVSLTLAAPLSAYATAMPATATSTAAPASAPAPATSAAPTAKAAAAAASTESATSAVQGTTNAGSAVGAGSAPAIATPPSAAPSTPSPSAPVTARTPAPSAAAKAPAGTSMPAAASAPYSPTNTQLRYGGYLVFRNLIPSPMLEAQAAEEFNQIAYGAEHANRLYGDADAHVTRVRSIVDKLIPYSLKWNERAKNWKWDVAVVRSPDIRMYCLPGGKIVVYGGLLDRARLNDNELGMLIGHEIAHALREHARERLGQLQASQLDSSGTIPQLFGLADLGAAPLGIGSRLLEMKYENTDETEADVIGSDIASRAGFDPRAAVTLWDKLAQATRGNRDQGFIYVHPYTPARRQDIIKRLPDMLPLYAKAIGKTVDALPDYGGMGRPRRTPARN from the coding sequence ATTACGTCCCGGCGTCCTGCGCGCAACGCGAGACGCGCGGCTCTGCACGCGGTGTGGTCGCTCGGCTGTGTGAGCCTGACGTTGGCCGCGCCCTTGAGCGCCTACGCGACCGCCATGCCGGCCACTGCTACCAGCACGGCCGCACCCGCATCGGCGCCGGCACCCGCCACGTCGGCTGCGCCAACAGCAAAGGCCGCAGCGGCCGCCGCGAGCACGGAAAGCGCGACATCGGCGGTGCAAGGCACGACCAACGCCGGCAGCGCCGTGGGCGCCGGCAGTGCGCCCGCCATTGCCACACCGCCCTCGGCGGCGCCGTCGACGCCATCGCCATCGGCTCCGGTCACGGCGAGGACGCCGGCGCCGTCCGCAGCCGCCAAAGCGCCCGCCGGCACATCAATGCCTGCCGCGGCGTCCGCACCGTACAGCCCGACGAACACGCAGCTGCGCTACGGCGGCTATCTGGTGTTCCGCAACCTGATTCCTTCGCCGATGCTCGAGGCGCAAGCCGCCGAAGAGTTCAACCAGATCGCCTACGGCGCCGAGCACGCGAACCGGCTGTATGGCGACGCGGACGCGCACGTCACGCGCGTGCGCTCGATCGTCGACAAGCTGATCCCGTACTCGCTGAAATGGAACGAGCGGGCCAAGAACTGGAAGTGGGATGTGGCGGTGGTGCGCTCGCCCGATATCCGCATGTACTGTCTGCCGGGCGGCAAGATCGTCGTGTATGGCGGGCTGCTCGACCGCGCGCGTTTGAACGACAACGAACTCGGCATGCTGATCGGCCACGAGATCGCGCACGCGCTGCGCGAACATGCGCGCGAGCGGCTCGGCCAACTGCAGGCGAGCCAGCTCGACTCGTCGGGTACGATCCCGCAACTGTTCGGACTTGCCGACCTCGGTGCGGCGCCGCTCGGCATCGGCTCGCGCCTCCTGGAAATGAAATACGAGAATACCGATGAAACCGAAGCCGACGTGATCGGCAGTGATATCGCGTCGCGCGCCGGCTTCGATCCGCGCGCGGCGGTCACGCTCTGGGACAAGCTCGCGCAGGCCACGCGCGGCAATCGCGATCAGGGCTTCATCTACGTGCATCCGTACACGCCGGCGCGCCGCCAGGACATCATCAAACGTCTGCCCGACATGCTGCCGCTCTACGCGAAAGCGATCGGCAAAACGGTGGATGCGCTGCCGGACTACGGCGGCATGGGCCGCCCGCGCCGCACACCGGCCCGCAACTGA
- a CDS encoding exodeoxyribonuclease III encodes MLRVITANLNGIRSAAKKGFFDWFGEQKADVLCVQEIKCSQDDMTPEFMAPHNFTGYFQHAVKKGYSGAGVYTRHEPDEVVIGFGSEEFDPEGRYVELRFGKLSVISVYVPSGSSGDERQQAKYRFMDEFMPHLAELAQEREVIVCGDVNIVHKEIDIKNWKSNQKNSGCLPEERAWLTKLFDEVGYVDVFRTLDQRPEQYTWWSNRGQAYAKNVGWRIDYQIATQGIASKAKRTDVFRDIKFSDHAPLTVDYDHKVKK; translated from the coding sequence ATGTTGCGTGTGATTACCGCCAACCTGAACGGCATCCGTTCAGCGGCGAAGAAGGGCTTTTTCGACTGGTTCGGCGAACAGAAAGCCGACGTGCTGTGCGTGCAGGAAATCAAATGCTCGCAAGACGACATGACGCCGGAATTCATGGCGCCACACAACTTCACCGGCTATTTCCAGCACGCCGTGAAGAAGGGTTATAGCGGCGCGGGCGTGTACACGCGTCACGAACCGGACGAAGTGGTAATCGGCTTCGGCAGCGAGGAGTTCGATCCGGAAGGGCGCTATGTCGAACTGCGTTTCGGCAAGCTGTCGGTGATTTCGGTGTACGTGCCGTCGGGCTCGAGCGGCGACGAACGCCAGCAGGCCAAATACCGTTTCATGGACGAGTTCATGCCGCATCTCGCGGAACTGGCTCAGGAGCGCGAAGTGATCGTGTGCGGCGACGTGAACATCGTCCACAAGGAAATCGACATCAAGAACTGGAAGAGCAATCAGAAGAACTCGGGTTGCCTGCCGGAAGAGCGCGCATGGCTCACCAAACTGTTCGACGAAGTGGGTTACGTCGACGTGTTCCGCACGCTCGACCAGCGGCCGGAGCAGTACACGTGGTGGAGCAATCGCGGTCAGGCGTATGCGAAGAACGTCGGGTGGCGGATCGATTATCAGATCGCGACGCAAGGTATCGCGAGCAAGGCGAAACGCACTGACGTGTTTCGCGATATCAAGTTCAGCGACCATGCGCCGTTGACGGTCGATTACGACCACAAGGTGAAGAAGTAA
- a CDS encoding PPK2 family polyphosphate kinase, with protein MARQPELDDFRVPYFDDGKKKNKFSLDGFDPAAKPFSAGSKDADKARLLEIGEKLDSQQERLHAQQTRRVLLVLQGMDTSGKDGTIRAVFHDVDPLGLRIVPFKAPTPVELAHDFLWRVHAQAPAAGELTIFNRSHYEDLLVPTVLGNLDAPAFAQRCRHIRQFEALLADSGTTIIKCMLHISKEEQRVRLQARIDDSTKHWKFDVADLEARKQWDKYQVAYGEALAATSTEYAPWYVIPADSKTHRNVMVAELLLRAFETLKLEFPPAKESLKGIKIA; from the coding sequence ATGGCCAGGCAACCTGAACTCGACGACTTCCGCGTGCCGTATTTCGACGACGGCAAGAAGAAAAACAAATTCTCGCTCGACGGTTTCGATCCGGCTGCAAAACCCTTTTCGGCCGGTTCGAAAGACGCCGACAAAGCCCGCCTCCTGGAGATCGGCGAGAAGCTCGACTCCCAGCAGGAGCGCCTGCATGCGCAGCAGACGCGCCGCGTCCTGCTGGTGCTGCAGGGCATGGACACGAGCGGCAAGGACGGCACGATCCGCGCGGTGTTTCACGACGTCGATCCGCTGGGTTTGCGCATCGTGCCGTTCAAGGCGCCGACGCCCGTCGAACTCGCGCACGACTTTCTCTGGCGCGTGCATGCGCAAGCGCCTGCGGCGGGCGAACTGACGATCTTCAACCGCAGTCATTACGAAGATCTGCTGGTGCCCACGGTGCTCGGCAACCTGGACGCGCCAGCCTTCGCGCAACGCTGCCGCCACATCCGCCAGTTCGAAGCATTGCTGGCAGATAGCGGCACGACCATCATCAAGTGCATGCTGCACATTTCGAAAGAAGAGCAGCGTGTGCGTTTGCAGGCGCGTATCGACGATTCGACCAAGCATTGGAAATTCGACGTCGCCGATCTCGAAGCCCGCAAGCAGTGGGACAAATATCAGGTGGCCTATGGCGAGGCGCTCGCCGCGACATCGACCGAATACGCGCCGTGGTACGTGATTCCGGCGGACTCGAAGACGCATCGCAATGTGATGGTGGCTGAGTTGCTGTTGCGCGCATTCGAGACGCTGAAGCTCGAATTTCCGCCTGCCAAAGAATCGCTGAAGGGCATCAAGATCGCGTGA